The following are from one region of the Blastocatellia bacterium genome:
- a CDS encoding carboxypeptidase regulatory-like domain-containing protein, with amino-acid sequence MMTRTAQAVLSHLVLLSLLVLAVPARAQTITGTITGVVTDATGAVVAGATVTIREVKTNLTMTTTTDTSGLYRVTNLPRGIYEIKVEQKGFKTAAVDNVELTVNEVKRVDVTLEVGEISEIVTVTGEVPLINTEEGRLSGLVDKRRIVDLPLVTRDFTQLALLQPGVVAGGIGSNTGGFSIGGARSRGTNFLVDGIENNDPVVAGFAQIVVPLDSVEEFRLIRNTFGAEFGRLSGGVLSVATKSGSNEIHGTVWEFHRDRSLRARNFFEREKPPFVRNQFGFDLGGPILKDKFFAYGSYEATTLRSSTSQRARFFTAEAIRAATGPVARDLLQRFPRPVATENPRFVTVGNEQIPVSAETVITRPDSSDFHSFVVRLDHQGFGGRNRISGRYIFNQTNNLAPLASNSLLTEFFGLDTSFRSQNVGLTNTTLIRPNVINELKLGLTRDAFDWRPRNPQVPTITI; translated from the coding sequence ATGATGACTCGCACTGCTCAGGCAGTCCTCAGTCATCTTGTACTTCTGAGTCTGCTTGTACTGGCAGTTCCTGCCAGGGCACAGACCATTACAGGTACCATCACCGGGGTTGTCACGGACGCAACCGGAGCTGTTGTCGCGGGAGCTACCGTGACGATCCGGGAGGTGAAAACTAATCTGACGATGACGACGACCACCGACACGAGTGGCTTATACCGCGTCACCAATCTGCCACGTGGCATCTACGAGATCAAAGTCGAGCAAAAGGGATTCAAGACGGCAGCCGTTGATAACGTCGAGCTGACCGTAAACGAAGTCAAGCGCGTAGATGTCACGCTGGAAGTCGGCGAGATCAGTGAGATCGTCACCGTGACGGGTGAGGTTCCGCTGATCAACACCGAGGAAGGACGCCTCTCCGGGTTGGTGGATAAGCGACGCATCGTTGATCTGCCGCTGGTGACTCGTGATTTCACCCAGCTCGCTCTGCTCCAGCCCGGTGTGGTGGCCGGGGGAATCGGTAGCAATACCGGCGGATTTTCTATCGGTGGAGCGCGAAGCCGGGGAACGAACTTCCTGGTTGATGGCATTGAGAACAACGATCCGGTGGTAGCGGGATTTGCTCAGATTGTCGTTCCCCTCGACAGCGTGGAGGAATTCCGCCTGATCCGCAACACATTCGGCGCTGAATTCGGGCGGCTCTCCGGCGGAGTTCTCAGCGTGGCGACAAAGTCCGGCAGCAACGAGATTCACGGAACCGTGTGGGAGTTCCATCGCGATCGGTCGTTGCGGGCCCGCAACTTCTTTGAAAGAGAGAAGCCTCCCTTTGTCCGAAATCAGTTTGGCTTCGATCTCGGCGGCCCCATCCTCAAGGACAAATTCTTCGCCTACGGATCCTATGAAGCGACGACGCTTCGATCCTCGACGAGTCAGCGAGCGCGGTTCTTCACAGCGGAAGCGATTCGTGCGGCAACCGGACCGGTGGCGCGCGATCTGCTGCAGCGATTCCCGCGTCCTGTCGCCACGGAGAATCCGCGGTTTGTCACCGTCGGCAACGAGCAGATTCCCGTCTCCGCCGAGACGGTGATCACGCGACCCGACAGCTCGGACTTTCACTCCTTTGTCGTGCGGCTCGATCACCAGGGATTCGGCGGGCGAAACCGCATCAGCGGTCGGTACATCTTCAATCAGACGAACAATCTGGCTCCCCTAGCGTCGAATTCATTGCTCACCGAGTTCTTCGGCCTGGACACGAGCTTCCGCAGCCAGAATGTTGGCCTGACCAACACCACGCTGATCAGGCCTAACGTGATTAACGAGCTGAAGCTGGGCCTGACGCGCGATGCCTTCGACTGGCGGCCCCGCAATCCCCAGGTGCCGACGATCACCATC
- a CDS encoding class I SAM-dependent RNA methyltransferase: protein MIEVEVEKVVYGGDGLARHGGRVLLIRGAAPGDRLRVKIIAEKADYARAEITEIVVASPERRPPPCPYYGRCGGCQLQHLRYEAQLRAKVAMIKESLARIAGLHWTDEIHIIPSEEFHYRLRAELKVDAAGDRVRLGYYQPSSHILCEVDRCPLLSPALNHTLSQLRSYPAGAFAGVRAIDLAQSEEGRVAVHPPPRFFPTGTFSGESNAGSSGPFVEPASGSSPMPTPERQELFSPCELVWRVGGYIYGFDVRTFFQANRFLLPELLNLVVAGEEGERALDLFCGVGFFTMPLAERFALVLGIDSDARAIGHARRNARLNRLSRCRFEAAPVEAWLLAHFSEMVGCDLVVLDPPRMGLTRHAGEALARLQPRRIIYVSCNPATLARDVKRLLQHGYDIVSITALDLFPQTFHVETVVRLRR, encoded by the coding sequence ATGATTGAGGTCGAAGTCGAGAAGGTGGTTTATGGTGGGGATGGGCTTGCGCGGCATGGCGGTCGCGTCTTACTCATTCGGGGAGCGGCTCCCGGCGACCGGTTGCGCGTGAAAATCATCGCCGAGAAGGCCGATTACGCTCGCGCGGAGATCACCGAGATTGTCGTTGCTTCGCCGGAGCGCCGACCGCCCCCCTGCCCGTATTACGGACGGTGCGGCGGTTGCCAGCTCCAGCACCTCCGCTACGAGGCTCAGCTTCGCGCCAAGGTCGCCATGATTAAGGAGTCGCTGGCCCGTATTGCCGGACTCCACTGGACGGATGAAATCCACATCATTCCGTCGGAGGAATTCCATTACCGCCTGCGGGCCGAGCTGAAGGTGGATGCTGCCGGCGACCGGGTGAGACTTGGTTATTATCAGCCTTCGTCTCACATCCTCTGTGAGGTTGACCGGTGTCCGTTGCTCAGCCCGGCGCTCAATCACACCCTGAGTCAATTGCGTAGTTATCCCGCCGGGGCCTTCGCCGGAGTGAGGGCCATTGATCTGGCACAGAGCGAGGAAGGACGTGTAGCGGTTCATCCTCCACCTCGATTTTTTCCGACAGGGACTTTTTCCGGCGAATCGAATGCCGGGAGTTCGGGCCCTTTCGTCGAGCCGGCTTCGGGTTCCTCACCGATGCCGACCCCCGAGCGGCAAGAGCTTTTTTCTCCGTGCGAGCTGGTTTGGCGGGTGGGCGGCTACATCTATGGGTTTGATGTCCGCACGTTCTTTCAGGCGAACCGATTTTTGCTCCCGGAATTACTCAACCTGGTCGTTGCGGGCGAAGAGGGCGAGCGGGCGCTCGATCTTTTCTGTGGTGTTGGATTTTTCACCATGCCGCTGGCGGAGCGCTTTGCCCTCGTGCTCGGCATTGATAGCGACGCGCGGGCCATCGGGCACGCTCGCCGCAATGCGCGGTTGAACCGGCTTTCTCGTTGCCGATTCGAAGCAGCTCCGGTGGAAGCCTGGCTTCTCGCGCATTTCTCAGAGATGGTGGGGTGTGATCTGGTTGTTCTCGATCCTCCCCGGATGGGCCTCACCCGCCATGCGGGCGAAGCCCTCGCCCGACTGCAGCCGCGGCGCATCATCTATGTTTCGTGCAACCCCGCCACCCTGGCGCGTGACGTGAAACGGTTGCTCCAGCACGGGTACGACATTGTGTCCATCACCGCTCTCGACCTTTTTCCCCAAACGTTTCACGTTGAGACGGTCGTCCGACTCCGCCGATGA